Proteins encoded by one window of Candidatus Eremiobacterota bacterium:
- the mscL gene encoding large-conductance mechanosensitive channel protein MscL, whose protein sequence is MSFFSEFKEFATKGNVVDMAVGVIIGGAFGKIVTSLVNDLVMPPIGLLIGGVNFKDLSIVLKPGAGDVPPVALKYGLFINTILEFLIIALAIFSVIHIMNSLKRQKEEAPAPPPAPSTEEALLGEIRDILKQKA, encoded by the coding sequence ATGTCATTTTTCAGTGAATTCAAGGAGTTCGCCACCAAGGGAAATGTGGTGGACATGGCAGTGGGTGTCATTATCGGCGGCGCCTTCGGGAAGATTGTCACTTCCCTGGTCAATGACCTGGTGATGCCTCCCATAGGCCTGCTGATAGGAGGCGTCAATTTCAAGGATCTCTCGATAGTGCTGAAGCCGGGAGCCGGCGATGTGCCTCCGGTGGCTCTCAAGTACGGTCTTTTTATCAACACCATACTGGAATTCCTGATAATCGCTCTGGCAATCTTCAGTGTCATCCATATCATGAACAGCCTGAAAAGGCAAAAAGAAGAAGCGCCGGCGCCTCCTCCCGCGCCTTCCACGGAAGAAGCGCTGCTCGGTGAAATCAGGGATATCCTCAAGCAGAAGGCATAA